AAGAAGTGCTGCTGGTCGCCTTCCGTCACACTGACCACGCCAGCCCGATTGAAGAGCTCTATCAGCGTGGTCTGCACGCTGCTGGCGAGCAGCAGTGTGAGCATGAGGAACTTCAACGAGAATAAGTCGCCGTTCAGCAGATCCTGCGCGTGTCCCAGTCGCCGGCTGCGCACGTGACGCAACTGTCGCACCATTGTAATCAAAAATAGGAACAGCGAGATGCTCAGCTGCCAGGTGAGAAGCAGCTGGCTGTTGCCGTGCGACATTACAAAGGCGAGAGCGTGGCCCAGCAGGTGCGACAGCGAGTAGTCCAGCACGAAGGCGTTGACCAGAGCCGTGGGCAGCGCGCTCGCGTTCCAGGACGTCATCATGATCAGGATCTGGGTGGTGAAGATGAAGGTGGAGAACTGCCAGGAGAGTAGGGCGCAGGCGGTGAAAAGCGACATGGCGAAGATCTTCGAAGGGCAAAGATGTTACTGAGCTTAATGCAATAAAGCACACCTATTACCATGAACATGCGAGATGTGTGCCGCTGTCGGTGTATGATCCTTCCGATGCAGATACACAGATAAAACATCTGCAGGAAAATGAACGGAAAGGCGAAGTTCTCCCGCGCCAGCGGCCGCTCATAGATCTTGGCCACGAAGCTGTGGAACATCAGGTACGAGATTACGCCGTATATGCCACCGAAAATGTTCTCGCTGAGCAGCGTTCCGTACAGGTAGAGTACCAGCAGGGTTACCCCGCCCATCAGCCACACGAACTCCAGATAGAACTGCATCGGTTGCACCATTGGATTGAAGCCGGAGCGCACTACGTGAAAGAAGTACCTTTGGGGAGCGAAAGTGCATCTGCATTAGTGGACTTTTTGGGCATCACTCCTCTGGCAGTCACTTACGCCGTGACCAGCTCCGGCAGCACGTAGAATCGCTGCAGCACATTGACACTGTGCGGATACTCGATGTCCGTGACGTTCTTCAGCTGCTCGTAGCCGTGCCAAAAGTCCGGCCCTTCGGCCAGCTGCTTGTAGAAGGCATAGTACAGGGCATCCTCGCGCCGCAGAAGCGCCTCCCGCTCCAGCTGATTGAGCTGCTGGATGTTGGTGCGCGTCTCGAAGATCACGCGCACATGCTGCACGTATAGGAAGAAGAAGCCGCAGCCTGGGATGCGGATTGGAATTGGGAGTGTGGTCAATGGCAGTGGGAATCCCCAACTCAATTAGACTGCCGCCTGGAAGCGGAAGAGGCGTGGCAGAAGTGTCTGCCGGTTGGCGGAAACTCACCGATCAGCGCGTGCGACAGGATCACGTACAGGTTGGGCTCGCGCATCGTGCTGCGATTGTGGGTGTCGTCTCACTGGGTGGCTGTGTTCAAATTGGCAatcattatttatttcacaACGATTATTCCTGGCTCCGCACAATAAAAACCAGCCAGCAATCAGCTGTTCTTCGGCCGTGCTTGTCTAGGGTGACCGTACCGAGTTGCTGTCAAAAGGGTCATTTGTGTTGGTTTGGTCACACTGAATTTTAGGTACATTACGATATATAGGTACATACCTATAATTAGTTATATTATCTACTGCActtttggaatttttaattatttatattgcaTATCATTTATTGCACTTATTAAGTAAAAATTTGTACattaagaaatatatacatataaatatttataatatataataatatataagttAAAGTTCGTTCCAACTTTTATCacttaataaatgtttattcGCAGATAATACTAATACCTACTGCCACAGATAAAAGCGCAAACTAGTCTTGTATTTGTCTTGGATTGTATCATGATCTGGTCTATATAGATTTTTAGGTACAATTGCTGTCCAGCAAAAGCGTCATTTATCAGAAAAGGAACCCTGTATGAGCAATCTAGTATTTTCATATACCTACGTACCGAAGCCGAGTTCCCACCTCGGAGTCAACCTGCTACGGTCATACCGCACGCACTTCAGTGGTAATCACATCCCAATCCGCAGCAAAACAAAGAATAACCATGAACCGCTACGCGGTAAGCTCGATGGTGGGGCAAGGATCCTTCGGGTGCGTATACAAGGCGACACGCAAGGACGACAGCAAGGTGGTGGCCATCAAAGTGATCTCCAAGGTGAGTGGGGCGGGCCAGGTGATAAAGCAACAAGTCCATACAACTAGTTCACACCATATTCATGTTCTGCAGCGCGGAAGAGCCACGAAAGAGCTGAAGAATTTGCGCAGGGAGTGCGACATTCAGGCCCGGCTGAAGCATCCGCACGTCATCGAGATGATCGAGTCCTTCGAGTCGAAGACGGACCTTTTCGTGGTCACTGAGTTCGCGCTGATGGACCTGCACCGCTACCTGTCCTACAATGGAGCCATGGGCGAGGAGCCGGCACGTCGGGTGACCGGGCATCTGGTGTCCGCTCTGTACTACCTGCATTCAAACCGCATCCTCCACCGGGATCTCAAACCGCAAAACGTGCTGCTCGACAAGAACATGCACGCGAAACTCTGCGACTTTGGACTGGCCCGCAACATGACCCTGGGTACCCACGTGCTCACCTCGATCAAGGGAACGCCCCTCTACATGGCCCCGGAGCTGCTGGCGGAGCAGCCGTACGACCATCATGCGGACATGTGGTCACTGGGCTGCATAGCCTACGAAAGCATGGCCGGTCAGCCGCCCTTCTGTGCCAGCTCCATCCTGCATCTGGTGAAGATGATCAAGCACGAGGACGTCAAGTGGCCGAGCACGCTGACTAGCGAGTGCCGCTCCTTCCTACAGGGCCTGCTTGAGAAGGACCCCGGTCTGCGCATATCCTGGACGCAGCTGTTGTGTCACCCCTTCGTTGAGGGACGCATCTTTATCGCAGAAACGCAGGCGGAGGCGGCCAAGGAATCGCCTTTCACAAATCCCGAAGCCAAGGTTAAGTCGTCAAAACAGTCCGATCCGGAGGTAGGCGATCTGGACGAGGCCCTGGCCGCTTTGGACTTTGGCGAGTCGCGACAGGAAAACTTGACCACCTCCCGCGACAGCATAAACGCCATTGCTCCCAGCGATGTTGAGCATCTTGAGACCGATGTGGAGGACAATATGCAACGTGTGGTCGTTCCCTTCGCGGACTTGTCCTACAGGGATCTGTCTGGTGTTCGGGCAATGCCGATGGTACACCAGCCGGTGATCAACTCGCACACTTGCTTCGTCAGTGGCAACTCCAATATGATCCTCAATCATATGAACGACAACTTCGACTTTCAGGCTTCCTTGCGGGGCGGAGGCGTGGCCGCTAAGCCAATAGTCGCTCCAACCGTACGCCAGTCGCGCAGCAAGGATCTAGAGAAGCGTAAGCTTAGTCAGAATCTGGATAACTTCTCTGTTCGCTTGGGTCACAGCGTCGACCATGAGGCGCAACGCAAGGCCACGGAGATTGCTACACAGGAAAAGCATAACCAGGAAAACAAGCCTCCCGCTGAAGCAATTTCCTACGCAAATTCTCAGCCCCCGCAGCAACAGCCACAACAACTTAAACACTCAATGCATTCCACCAATGAGGAAAAGCTGAGCAGCGAGTAAGTGGCCACTGCGCCTCATAGAATTTCTTTTACTAACTTTCCCCTTTCAATAACAGCAACACTCCGCCGTGCCTGCTCCCGGGGTGGGATAGCTGCGATGAATCCCAAAGTCCGCCCATCGAGAACGATGAGTGGCTAGCCTTCTTGAACAGATCGGTGCAGGAGCTGCTTGACGGCGAACTGGACTCATTGAAACAGCACAACCTGGTGAGCATTATTGTGGCACCGCTGCGCAACTCCAAGGCCATTCCACGGGTACTCAAGAGTGTGGCCCAGTTGCTGTCGTTGCCCTTTGTGCTGGTGGATCCTGTTTTGATTGTTGACCTCGAGCTCATCCGCAACGTGTACGTGGACGTAAAACTGGTGCCCAATCTCATGTACGCCTGCAAGCTGCTCCTGTCGCACAAACAACTCTCGGACTCGGCTGCCTCCGCCCCACTCACCACGGGTTCGCTCAGTCGAACGTTGCGTAGCATTCCGGAGCTAACTGTCGAG
The DNA window shown above is from Drosophila melanogaster chromosome X and carries:
- the fu gene encoding fused; its protein translation is MNRYAVSSMVGQGSFGCVYKATRKDDSKVVAIKVISKRGRATKELKNLRRECDIQARLKHPHVIEMIESFESKTDLFVVTEFALMDLHRYLSYNGAMGEEPARRVTGHLVSALYYLHSNRILHRDLKPQNVLLDKNMHAKLCDFGLARNMTLGTHVLTSIKGTPLYMAPELLAEQPYDHHADMWSLGCIAYESMAGQPPFCASSILHLVKMIKHEDVKWPSTLTSECRSFLQGLLEKDPGLRISWTQLLCHPFVEGRIFIAETQAEAAKESPFTNPEAKVKSSKQSDPEVGDLDEALAALDFGESRQENLTTSRDSINAIAPSDVEHLETDVEDNMQRVVVPFADLSYRDLSGVRAMPMVHQPVINSHTCFVSGNSNMILNHMNDNFDFQASLRGGGVAAKPIVAPTVRQSRSKDLEKRKLSQNLDNFSVRLGHSVDHEAQRKATEIATQEKHNQENKPPAEAISYANSQPPQQQPQQLKHSMHSTNEEKLSSDNTPPCLLPGWDSCDESQSPPIENDEWLAFLNRSVQELLDGELDSLKQHNLVSIIVAPLRNSKAIPRVLKSVAQLLSLPFVLVDPVLIVDLELIRNVYVDVKLVPNLMYACKLLLSHKQLSDSAASAPLTTGSLSRTLRSIPELTVEELETACSLYELVCHLVHLQQQFLTQFCDAVAILAASDLFLNFLTHDFRQSDSDAASVRLAGCMLALMGCVLRELPENAELVERIVFNPRLNFVSLLQSRHHLLRQRSCQLLRLLARFSLRGVQRIWNGELRFALQQLSEHHSYPALRGEAAQTLDEISHFTFFVT